Proteins encoded within one genomic window of Bradyrhizobium sp. CB1717:
- a CDS encoding STM3941 family protein, protein MAMLGESMQVHPDGPPPAVSDSPQSNTPTVRIDVPYDLEINQCATRLRLLVAAGFAMILFSASLAFDWWDSLGDYDTTVGYTGVAVFGLITGWLIWLLPGERGPVVIVTPYGIRDLRIGNEFLLWESIAEISAEERRGHRLIVLTPTPALQRQLSSIRGRRRATLRGARDDRIAISTEGLATDFDTLLRACRECHAASDARTALRRDRDQGTQGSGAQGSGAQGLAAQAS, encoded by the coding sequence ATGGCCATGCTGGGGGAAAGCATGCAAGTACATCCTGACGGCCCTCCGCCCGCCGTCTCCGACAGCCCGCAATCGAACACGCCGACCGTGCGTATCGATGTGCCCTACGATCTCGAAATCAATCAATGCGCCACGCGCTTGCGACTGCTGGTCGCGGCGGGGTTCGCGATGATCCTGTTCAGCGCCAGCCTCGCCTTCGACTGGTGGGACAGCCTCGGCGATTACGACACGACGGTCGGCTATACCGGCGTTGCGGTATTCGGCCTGATCACCGGCTGGCTGATCTGGCTCCTTCCCGGCGAACGTGGACCGGTGGTGATCGTCACCCCCTACGGCATCCGCGATCTCCGCATCGGCAATGAATTTCTGCTGTGGGAGTCGATTGCGGAGATTTCGGCCGAGGAGCGCCGCGGGCACAGATTGATCGTGCTGACGCCGACGCCGGCGTTGCAGCGGCAGCTCTCCTCTATTCGCGGCAGGAGGCGGGCGACATTGCGCGGCGCGCGGGACGATCGGATCGCCATTTCCACCGAGGGACTGGCGACCGATTTTGATACATTGCTGCGCGCTTGCCGCGAGTGCCATGCCGCCAGCGATGCACGCACCGCATTGCGGCGAGACCGCGATCAAGGCACGCAAGGCTCGGGTGCACAAGGCTCCGGTGCACAAGGCTTGGCCGCACAAGCGTCATAA
- the gnd gene encoding phosphogluconate dehydrogenase (NAD(+)-dependent, decarboxylating), translating to MQLGMIGLGRMGGNIVRRLMRQGHSTVVYDKDAKAVAGLAADGAVGSATLEEFISKLERPRTAWVMLPAGRITETTIDTIAGVMQEGDVIIDGGNTFWQDDVRRGKALKARGIHYVDVGTSGGVWGLDRGYCMMIGGEKAVVDRLDPIFAALAPGAGDIPRTEGREGRDPRIEQGYIHAGPVGAGHFVKMIHNGIEYGLMQAYAEGFDILKNANIDALPADHRYDFDLADIAEVWRRGSVIPSWLLDLTSTALADSPLLSEYSGFVEDSGEGRWTVNAAIDEAVPAEVLTAALYTRFRSRKEHTFAEKILSAMRAGFGGHKEPKQPGASKPK from the coding sequence ATGCAACTCGGCATGATCGGCCTCGGCCGGATGGGCGGCAACATCGTTCGCCGCTTGATGCGCCAGGGACATTCGACCGTGGTCTACGACAAGGACGCCAAGGCCGTCGCGGGCCTTGCGGCAGACGGCGCAGTCGGCTCGGCGACTCTGGAAGAGTTCATCTCCAAACTCGAGCGTCCGCGCACGGCCTGGGTGATGCTGCCCGCGGGGCGCATCACCGAGACGACGATCGACACCATCGCGGGCGTGATGCAGGAGGGCGACGTCATCATCGACGGCGGCAACACCTTCTGGCAGGACGACGTCCGCCGCGGCAAGGCGCTGAAGGCGCGCGGCATCCACTATGTCGACGTCGGCACGTCGGGCGGCGTGTGGGGCCTCGACCGCGGCTACTGCATGATGATCGGCGGCGAGAAGGCCGTGGTCGACCGGCTCGATCCGATCTTCGCTGCGCTCGCGCCCGGCGCCGGTGACATTCCGCGCACCGAAGGACGCGAGGGGCGCGATCCCCGCATCGAGCAGGGCTACATCCATGCCGGCCCCGTCGGCGCCGGGCACTTCGTCAAGATGATCCACAACGGCATCGAATACGGCCTGATGCAGGCCTATGCCGAAGGTTTCGACATTCTCAAGAACGCCAATATCGACGCCCTGCCGGCGGATCATCGCTATGATTTCGATCTCGCCGACATCGCCGAAGTGTGGCGGCGCGGCAGCGTGATTCCATCCTGGTTGCTCGACCTCACCTCGACCGCGCTCGCCGACAGCCCGCTTCTGTCGGAGTATTCGGGCTTCGTGGAGGATTCCGGCGAAGGACGCTGGACCGTGAATGCCGCGATCGACGAGGCCGTGCCGGCCGAAGTCCTGACCGCGGCGCTCTACACACGTTTCCGTTCCCGCAAGGAACACACCTTCGCCGAAAAAATTCTCTCCGCCATGCGCGCGGGTTTCGGCGGCCACAAGGAGCCGAAGCAGCCGGGCGCTTCGAAACCGAAGTAA
- a CDS encoding PrkA family serine protein kinase, protein MYNDSLFNAFARSFEARSQHDMSMAEYLESCRSDPMKYANAAERLLAAIGDPQTIDTAKDPRLGRIFLNRTIRTYPAFAGFYGMEETIERIVGFFRHAAQGLEERKQILYLLGPVGGGKSSLAERLKSLMEVQPIYVLKAGDELSPVFESPLSLFDPDHLGPMLEEKYGIPRRRLTGLMSPWCYKRLEAFGGDISQFRVAKIQPSRLRQIAVSKTEPGDENNQDISSLVGKVDIRKLETYAQNDPDAYSYSGGLNRANQGILEFVEMFKAPIKMLHPLLTATQEGNYIGTENIGAIPFTGVILAHSNEAEWASFKANKNNEAFIDRICVIKVPYVLRFTEEQKIYEKLIQGSELASAPCAPATLETMARFSVMSRLRKHENSTVFAKMRVYDGESLKESDPKARSVQEYRDAAGVDEGMDGVSTRFAFKILAATFNHDPQEVAADAVHLMYALEQSIRREQLPEETEKRYLEFIKAELAPRYAEFIGNEIQKAYLESYSDYGQNLFDRYVDYADAWIEDQDFKDPDTGQLLDRDLLNQELTKIEKPAGIANPKDFRNEVVKFSLRARAQNSGKNPTWTSYEKIRDVIEKRIFSQVEDLLPVISFGSKKDGETEKKHGEFVARMVERGYTERQVRRLVEWYMRVKQAG, encoded by the coding sequence ATGTACAACGATTCTCTATTCAACGCTTTCGCTCGGTCGTTCGAGGCGAGAAGCCAGCACGACATGTCGATGGCGGAATATCTGGAATCGTGTCGAAGCGATCCCATGAAATACGCAAACGCGGCCGAGCGACTGCTAGCAGCGATCGGCGATCCGCAGACGATTGACACGGCCAAGGACCCACGCCTTGGCCGTATTTTTTTGAACCGCACCATCCGCACCTATCCGGCCTTCGCCGGCTTCTACGGCATGGAAGAAACCATCGAGCGTATCGTCGGTTTCTTCCGGCACGCGGCGCAGGGCTTAGAGGAGCGCAAGCAGATCCTCTATCTGCTCGGTCCGGTCGGCGGCGGCAAATCCTCGCTCGCCGAACGACTCAAGTCGCTGATGGAAGTGCAGCCGATCTACGTGCTCAAGGCCGGCGACGAACTCTCGCCCGTGTTCGAAAGCCCGCTCAGCCTGTTCGATCCCGATCATCTCGGGCCGATGCTGGAGGAGAAATACGGCATTCCGCGCCGCCGTCTCACCGGCCTGATGAGCCCGTGGTGCTACAAGCGGCTGGAAGCCTTCGGCGGCGATATCTCGCAATTCCGCGTCGCCAAGATCCAGCCGTCGCGGCTGCGCCAGATCGCGGTCTCCAAGACCGAGCCTGGTGACGAGAACAACCAGGACATCTCGTCGCTGGTCGGCAAGGTCGACATCCGCAAGCTCGAGACCTACGCGCAGAACGATCCCGACGCCTACAGCTATTCCGGCGGCCTCAATCGCGCCAACCAGGGCATCCTTGAATTCGTCGAGATGTTCAAGGCGCCGATCAAGATGCTGCACCCGCTGCTCACCGCAACGCAGGAAGGCAACTACATCGGCACCGAGAACATCGGCGCGATCCCGTTCACCGGAGTCATTCTCGCGCACTCCAACGAGGCGGAGTGGGCGAGCTTCAAGGCCAACAAGAACAACGAGGCCTTCATCGACCGCATCTGCGTGATCAAGGTGCCGTATGTCCTGCGGTTCACCGAGGAGCAGAAAATCTACGAGAAGCTGATCCAGGGCTCCGAGCTCGCCTCTGCGCCCTGCGCGCCGGCGACGCTGGAGACGATGGCGCGGTTCTCGGTGATGTCGCGCCTGCGCAAGCACGAGAATTCCACGGTGTTCGCCAAGATGCGGGTTTATGACGGCGAAAGCCTGAAGGAATCCGATCCGAAGGCGCGCAGCGTCCAGGAATATCGCGATGCTGCCGGCGTCGACGAGGGCATGGACGGCGTCTCCACCCGTTTTGCCTTCAAGATCCTGGCCGCGACCTTCAACCACGATCCGCAGGAGGTCGCCGCCGACGCCGTGCACCTGATGTACGCGCTGGAGCAGTCGATCCGCCGTGAGCAGCTCCCCGAGGAAACCGAAAAGCGCTACCTTGAATTCATCAAGGCGGAGCTTGCGCCGCGCTATGCCGAGTTCATCGGAAACGAGATCCAGAAGGCTTATCTCGAATCCTACTCGGATTACGGCCAGAACCTGTTCGACCGCTACGTCGACTACGCCGATGCCTGGATCGAGGACCAGGACTTCAAGGATCCCGACACCGGACAACTCCTTGATCGCGATCTCTTGAACCAGGAGCTGACCAAGATCGAGAAACCGGCCGGCATCGCCAATCCGAAGGACTTCCGGAACGAGGTGGTCAAGTTCTCGTTACGGGCCAGGGCCCAGAATAGCGGCAAAAATCCGACCTGGACCTCCTACGAGAAGATTCGCGATGTGATCGAAAAGCGGATATTCTCTCAGGTCGAGGACCTGCTTCCGGTCATCTCCTTCGGGTCGAAAAAGGACGGCGAGACGGAGAAGAAGCACGGCGAGTTCGTCGCACGCATGGTGGAGCGCGGCTACACCGAGCGTCAGGTTCGCCGGCTCGTCGAATGGTACATGCGCGTGAAGCAGGCCGGTTGA
- a CDS encoding YeaH/YhbH family protein, which produces MHIIDRRLNPGGKSLENRQRFLRRAKSLVQGAVKKTSQERDIKDVLEGGEVTIPLDGMHEPRFRREGGTRDMVLPGNKKFVEGDYLQRSGQGSAKDSGPGEGDSEDAFRFVLSRDEFVDLFLDDLELPDLAKRKIAQTESEGIQRAGYTTSGSPANISVSRTVKLALARRIALKRPRKEEIEELEAAIAACTDEDERTELIAQLEALKAKSKRIPFIDPLDIRYRRFEMVPKPVAQAVMFCLMDVSGSMSEHMKDLAKRFYMLLYVFLKRRYKHVEIVFIRHTDRAEEVDEQTFFYGPASGGTLVSSALQAMHEIVRERFNPSDWNIYAAQASDGDNSYSDGELTGLLLTDKILPVCQFFAYLEVGESGGSAFDLSDSSLWTLYERLRNSGAPLSMRKVSERSEIFPVFHDLFQRRDTAQEKAAP; this is translated from the coding sequence ATTCACATTATTGACAGGCGCCTGAATCCAGGCGGCAAGAGTCTTGAGAACCGTCAGCGGTTCTTGCGTCGGGCCAAATCCCTGGTGCAGGGCGCCGTCAAGAAGACCTCGCAGGAACGAGACATCAAGGACGTCCTGGAGGGTGGTGAGGTCACGATCCCGCTCGACGGCATGCACGAGCCGCGTTTCCGCCGCGAAGGCGGAACGCGCGACATGGTGCTGCCCGGGAACAAGAAGTTTGTCGAGGGCGACTATCTGCAGCGCTCCGGCCAGGGCAGCGCCAAGGATTCCGGTCCCGGCGAAGGCGACAGCGAGGACGCCTTCCGCTTCGTGCTGTCCCGTGACGAATTCGTCGATCTCTTCCTCGACGACCTCGAGCTGCCGGATCTCGCCAAGCGCAAGATCGCGCAGACCGAGAGCGAGGGCATCCAGCGCGCCGGCTACACCACGTCGGGCTCGCCCGCCAACATCTCGGTGAGCCGCACGGTGAAGCTCGCGCTGGCGCGCCGCATCGCGCTCAAGCGTCCCCGCAAGGAGGAGATCGAGGAGCTGGAAGCCGCGATCGCCGCCTGCACCGACGAGGACGAGCGTACCGAGCTCATCGCCCAGCTCGAAGCGCTGAAAGCGAAGTCCAAGCGCATTCCGTTCATCGATCCGCTCGACATCCGCTACCGCCGCTTCGAGATGGTGCCGAAGCCCGTCGCGCAGGCCGTGATGTTCTGCCTGATGGACGTCTCCGGCTCGATGTCCGAGCACATGAAGGACCTCGCCAAGCGCTTCTACATGCTGCTCTACGTGTTCCTGAAGCGCCGCTACAAGCATGTCGAGATCGTCTTCATCCGTCACACCGACCGCGCCGAAGAAGTGGACGAGCAGACCTTCTTCTACGGCCCGGCCTCGGGCGGCACGCTGGTCTCCAGCGCGCTGCAGGCGATGCACGAGATCGTGCGCGAGCGTTTCAATCCCTCGGACTGGAACATCTACGCCGCGCAGGCCTCCGACGGCGACAATTCCTATTCCGACGGCGAGCTCACGGGGCTGCTGCTGACCGACAAGATCCTGCCGGTCTGCCAGTTCTTTGCCTATCTCGAGGTCGGGGAATCCGGCGGCAGCGCCTTCGATCTCTCCGACTCCTCGCTCTGGACCCTCTACGAGCGCCTGCGCAACAGCGGCGCACCGCTCTCGATGCGCAAGGTCTCCGAGCGCAGCGAGATCTTCCCGGTGTTCCACGACCTGTTCCAGCGCCGCGACACTGCTCAGGAGAAAGCCGCTCCATGA
- the pgl gene encoding 6-phosphogluconolactonase, giving the protein MIAAGQPKLIVAADAEALAQAAAERVMARIGANPGRIAICLTGGSSPKRLYQLLGSDAWRDKIPWDRVHWFIGDERFVPESDPLNNMAVARAAFLDRNAPAGHIHPIPTTAGNPDAGAEAYARELQAFYGADQLDPARPLFDLVLMGAGPDGHTASLFPGFPEIEETRRWVVGVPKANVAPFVPRVSLTLPALASCREMLFEIAGHDKQPILTRLLNGENLPALRARSNGETVWLVDRAALPEEIRGPR; this is encoded by the coding sequence GTGATTGCGGCCGGACAGCCGAAGCTGATCGTCGCAGCCGATGCCGAGGCGCTGGCGCAGGCCGCAGCCGAACGGGTGATGGCGCGGATCGGCGCCAATCCCGGGCGTATCGCGATCTGCCTCACCGGCGGATCCAGCCCGAAAAGGCTCTATCAATTGCTCGGCAGCGACGCCTGGCGCGACAAAATCCCGTGGGACCGCGTGCACTGGTTCATCGGCGACGAGCGGTTCGTGCCTGAAAGCGATCCTCTCAACAACATGGCGGTGGCGCGGGCGGCATTTCTCGATCGCAATGCGCCTGCCGGCCATATCCATCCCATCCCGACCACGGCCGGGAATCCCGATGCCGGCGCAGAGGCCTATGCGCGCGAGCTGCAGGCCTTCTATGGCGCAGACCAGCTCGATCCGGCGCGGCCGCTGTTCGACCTGGTCCTGATGGGTGCAGGCCCGGACGGCCACACCGCCTCGCTGTTTCCCGGCTTTCCCGAGATTGAGGAGACCCGGCGCTGGGTCGTCGGCGTTCCCAAGGCGAACGTCGCGCCCTTCGTGCCGCGGGTCTCGCTCACCCTGCCCGCTCTGGCCTCCTGCCGCGAAATGCTGTTCGAGATAGCCGGGCACGACAAGCAGCCGATCTTGACGCGCCTCCTCAATGGCGAGAATCTGCCGGCCTTACGCGCGCGCTCGAATGGTGAGACCGTCTGGCTGGTCGACAGGGCCGCGCTTCCGGAGGAAATTCGTGGGCCGCGTTGA
- a CDS encoding bifunctional transaldolase/phosoglucose isomerase, with translation MNPVKELEKHGQAVWLDFLARGFIAKGDLKRLIDTDGVKGVTSNPSIFEKAIGSSDEYDAPIGKALKRGDRTVADLFEAVAVEDIQNAADVLRPVYDRLKGGDGYVSLEVSPYLAMDTAGTVAEARRLWKDVGRKNLMVKVPATPEGLPAIETLIGDGISINITLLFSKAVYLEVAEAYLAGLEKYVAGGGDPSHVASVASFFVSRIDSVVDKQLDEKIARANDPSEKERLAALKGKVAIANAKVAYQDYKRLFSGPRWEKLAAKGAKPQRMLWASTGTKNKDYSDVLYVEELIGPDTINTVPPATLDAFRDHGKPRDSLEENVEDARRVLEELERSGISLDAITEELVRDGVKLFADAADKLYGAVAHKRATVLGPALDRQQLSLGDGLGKAVAKSTEEWRASAKIRRLWQRDKSVWTGTDEDKWLGWLDSAAKADVADYEDYAGRVKGQKFSDAVVLGMGGSSLGPEVLAETFGKKPGFPKLHVLDSTDPAQVRAMEDKIDIANTVFIVSSKSGGTTEPNAMKDYFHDQVAKAVGPKVMTGHRFIAVTDPGSSLEKAAKTLNYARIFHGEPSIGGRYSVLSPFGLVPAATAGIDVKTFVKHALSMARSCGPDVPPSENPGVQLGLAMGLAALEGRDKVTILSSKKIADFGAWAEQLIAESTGKEGKGLIPIDGEPLGDPSVYGNDRFFIDIRIDGEADAAHDSQLAAIEAAGHPVVRIVMKSIDHLGQEFFRFELATAVAGSILGINPFDQPDVEAAKIKTRELTASFEKTGKLPAEEPVVSTKEADLYTDEANATALRAAGANGDLTSWLKAHLSRSGEGDYVALLGYIARDKATIDALQAMRIEVREKRHVATCAEFGPRFLHSTGQAYKGGPDSGVFLQITADDAKDLAVPGQKASFGVIKAAQARGDFDVLTERGRRALRVHLKGGLKKGLAALNAALNDALN, from the coding sequence ATGAATCCCGTCAAAGAACTGGAAAAGCACGGACAGGCCGTCTGGCTGGACTTCCTGGCCCGCGGTTTCATCGCCAAGGGCGACCTGAAGCGGCTGATCGACACCGATGGCGTCAAGGGCGTCACCTCGAACCCGTCGATCTTCGAGAAGGCGATCGGCAGTTCGGACGAATACGACGCCCCGATCGGCAAGGCGCTGAAGCGCGGCGACCGGACCGTGGCCGACCTGTTCGAGGCCGTCGCGGTCGAGGACATCCAGAATGCCGCCGACGTGCTGCGCCCGGTCTATGACCGCCTCAAAGGCGGTGACGGCTATGTCAGCCTGGAAGTCTCGCCCTATCTGGCGATGGACACCGCCGGCACCGTCGCTGAGGCACGGCGGCTGTGGAAGGATGTTGGCCGCAAGAACCTGATGGTGAAGGTGCCGGCGACGCCCGAGGGCCTGCCGGCGATCGAGACGCTGATCGGCGACGGCATCAGCATCAACATCACCCTGCTGTTCTCCAAGGCGGTCTATCTCGAGGTGGCGGAGGCCTATCTGGCGGGTCTCGAAAAATACGTCGCCGGCGGCGGCGATCCGTCGCACGTGGCCAGCGTGGCGAGCTTCTTCGTCAGCCGCATCGACTCGGTGGTCGACAAGCAGCTCGACGAGAAGATCGCGCGCGCCAACGATCCGTCCGAGAAGGAGCGGCTCGCCGCGCTGAAAGGCAAGGTCGCAATCGCCAATGCCAAAGTCGCCTACCAGGATTACAAGCGCCTGTTCTCGGGTCCGCGCTGGGAGAAGCTCGCCGCCAAGGGCGCCAAGCCGCAGCGCATGCTGTGGGCGTCAACCGGCACCAAGAACAAGGACTATAGCGACGTCCTCTATGTCGAGGAACTGATCGGCCCCGACACCATCAACACCGTGCCGCCGGCAACGCTGGATGCGTTCCGCGACCACGGCAAGCCGCGCGACAGCCTGGAAGAGAATGTCGAGGACGCAAGGCGCGTGCTGGAGGAGCTGGAGCGCTCCGGCATCTCGCTGGATGCGATCACCGAGGAGCTGGTCAGGGACGGTGTCAAGCTGTTTGCGGATGCCGCCGACAAGCTCTACGGCGCGGTCGCCCACAAGCGCGCCACCGTGCTCGGGCCGGCGCTCGATCGCCAGCAGCTTTCGCTCGGCGACGGCCTCGGCAAGGCTGTCGCCAAGAGCACCGAGGAATGGCGTGCCTCGGCAAAAATCCGCAGGCTCTGGCAGCGCGACAAATCGGTCTGGACCGGCACCGACGAGGACAAATGGCTCGGCTGGCTCGACAGCGCCGCCAAGGCGGACGTTGCCGACTACGAGGATTATGCGGGCCGCGTGAAGGGCCAGAAATTCTCCGACGCCGTCGTGCTCGGCATGGGCGGATCGAGCCTCGGACCCGAGGTGCTGGCCGAGACCTTTGGCAAGAAGCCGGGCTTCCCCAAGCTGCACGTGCTTGACTCCACCGATCCCGCGCAGGTGCGGGCGATGGAAGACAAGATCGACATCGCCAACACCGTGTTCATCGTCTCCAGCAAGTCCGGCGGCACCACCGAGCCGAACGCGATGAAGGATTATTTCCATGATCAAGTTGCCAAGGCGGTCGGGCCGAAGGTGATGACCGGCCATCGTTTCATCGCGGTGACCGATCCCGGCTCGTCGCTGGAGAAGGCGGCGAAGACGCTGAACTATGCCCGCATCTTCCATGGCGAGCCCTCGATCGGCGGGCGCTATTCGGTGCTCTCGCCGTTCGGTCTGGTGCCGGCGGCAACTGCCGGCATCGACGTCAAGACCTTCGTCAAGCACGCGCTCTCCATGGCCCGCTCCTGCGGGCCGGACGTGCCGCCGTCCGAAAACCCGGGCGTGCAGCTCGGCCTTGCCATGGGATTGGCCGCGCTCGAAGGCCGCGACAAGGTGACGATCCTGTCTTCGAAGAAGATCGCCGATTTCGGCGCCTGGGCCGAGCAGCTGATCGCGGAATCGACCGGCAAGGAGGGCAAGGGTCTGATCCCGATCGACGGCGAGCCGCTGGGCGATCCTTCGGTCTACGGCAATGATCGCTTCTTCATCGACATCCGCATCGACGGCGAAGCTGACGCTGCACACGACTCCCAGCTTGCCGCGATCGAAGCGGCCGGCCATCCCGTGGTGCGCATCGTCATGAAGTCGATCGACCATCTCGGCCAGGAGTTCTTCCGCTTCGAGCTGGCGACGGCGGTGGCGGGCTCGATCCTCGGCATCAACCCGTTCGACCAGCCCGACGTGGAAGCGGCCAAGATCAAGACCCGCGAGCTCACGGCGTCGTTCGAGAAGACCGGCAAGCTGCCGGCAGAAGAGCCGGTGGTCAGCACCAAGGAAGCCGATCTCTACACCGACGAGGCCAACGCCACGGCGCTGCGCGCCGCCGGCGCCAATGGCGACCTCACCTCCTGGCTGAAGGCGCATCTGTCGCGCTCGGGCGAGGGCGACTACGTCGCCCTGCTCGGCTACATCGCGCGCGACAAGGCCACCATCGATGCCCTGCAGGCGATGCGGATCGAGGTGCGCGAGAAGCGGCATGTCGCGACCTGTGCCGAGTTCGGCCCGCGCTTCCTGCACTCCACGGGGCAGGCCTATAAGGGCGGGCCCGACAGCGGCGTGTTCCTCCAGATCACCGCCGACGACGCCAAGGACCTGGCGGTGCCGGGCCAGAAGGCGAGCTTCGGCGTGATCAAGGCGGCGCAGGCGCGCGGCGATTTCGACGTGCTCACCGAGCGCGGGCGGCGCGCACTGCGTGTCCACCTGAAGGGCGGGCTCAAGAAAGGTCTCGCGGCGCTCAACGCGGCGCTCAACGACGCACTGAATTAA
- the zwf gene encoding glucose-6-phosphate dehydrogenase codes for MTKDPQAKRKPENCAFVIFGVTGDLTHRLVMPSLYNLAAEHLLPEKFCVVGVARRGQSDDELRDSLLKGLHQFATRPVDDDIAKKLLECVTFVEADPKDPPSFDRLREHLDSLECAQDTGGNRLFYLATPPAAFAPTARELGRTGMMKENGAWRRLVIEKPFGTDLASARALNGELLKIMDEHQIYRIDHYLGKETVQNILVLRFANGMFEPIWNRNHIDHIQITVEEKLGVGHRGGFYDATGALRDMVPNHLFQLMSLVAMEPPARFDAHSVRSEKADVLTSIQQPSREEALKNSVRAQYLAGRVGDDAITDYRKTEDVKPDSTTETFVALKLMIDNWRWAGVPFYLRTGKALGHKRTEVAIKFKQAPLSMFSGTDVDRLSQNFLTIGIAPTETIELQFNAKIPGPSITIDGVEMKFRYGDYFRADPSTGYETLIYDCMIGDNILFQRADGIEAGWQAVQPFLDAWKSEGTNGIETYEAGSDGPACADELLRRDGRSWRKFS; via the coding sequence GTGACAAAAGACCCGCAAGCCAAGCGCAAGCCGGAAAACTGCGCCTTCGTCATCTTCGGCGTCACCGGTGATCTCACCCATCGCCTGGTGATGCCGTCGCTCTACAATCTGGCAGCGGAGCACCTGCTGCCGGAAAAATTCTGCGTCGTCGGCGTGGCCCGCAGGGGCCAGTCGGATGACGAGCTGCGCGACAGCCTGCTGAAGGGACTGCATCAGTTCGCGACCCGTCCTGTGGACGACGACATCGCAAAGAAGCTGCTGGAATGCGTGACCTTCGTCGAGGCTGATCCGAAGGATCCCCCATCCTTCGACCGCTTGCGCGAGCATCTGGATTCGCTGGAATGCGCGCAGGACACCGGCGGCAACCGGCTGTTCTATCTGGCAACGCCGCCCGCCGCGTTCGCGCCGACCGCCCGCGAGCTCGGCCGCACCGGCATGATGAAGGAGAACGGCGCCTGGCGGCGCCTCGTGATCGAGAAGCCGTTCGGCACCGATCTCGCCTCGGCCCGTGCGCTGAACGGCGAACTGCTCAAGATCATGGACGAGCACCAGATCTACCGGATCGATCATTACCTCGGCAAGGAGACGGTGCAGAACATCCTGGTGCTGCGCTTTGCCAACGGCATGTTCGAGCCGATCTGGAATCGCAACCACATCGACCACATCCAGATCACCGTGGAGGAGAAGCTCGGCGTCGGCCATCGCGGCGGCTTCTACGACGCCACCGGCGCGCTGCGCGACATGGTGCCGAACCATCTGTTCCAGCTGATGTCGCTTGTGGCGATGGAGCCCCCCGCACGCTTCGACGCACATTCCGTGCGCTCCGAGAAGGCCGATGTCCTCACATCGATCCAGCAGCCAAGCCGGGAAGAGGCGCTGAAGAATTCGGTGCGCGCGCAATATCTCGCCGGCCGCGTCGGCGACGATGCGATCACGGACTACCGCAAGACCGAGGACGTCAAGCCCGACAGCACCACCGAGACCTTTGTCGCACTCAAGCTGATGATCGACAATTGGCGCTGGGCCGGCGTCCCCTTTTACCTGCGCACCGGCAAGGCGCTGGGTCACAAGCGCACCGAAGTCGCGATCAAGTTCAAGCAGGCGCCGCTGTCGATGTTTTCGGGCACGGACGTCGACCGCCTGTCGCAGAACTTCCTCACCATCGGCATCGCGCCGACCGAGACCATCGAGCTGCAGTTCAACGCGAAGATCCCGGGACCGAGCATCACCATCGACGGCGTCGAGATGAAGTTCCGCTACGGCGACTATTTCCGGGCCGATCCCTCGACCGGCTACGAGACGCTGATCTACGACTGCATGATTGGCGACAACATCCTGTTCCAGCGCGCCGACGGCATCGAGGCCGGATGGCAGGCCGTGCAGCCGTTCCTGGATGCCTGGAAAAGCGAGGGCACCAACGGCATCGAGACCTATGAAGCCGGCAGCGACGGCCCCGCCTGCGCCGACGAGCTGCTCCGGCGCGACGGGCGAAGCTGGCGGAAATTTTCGTGA